A segment of the Georgenia sp. M64 genome:
TCATCGCGGGCACCTACACCCCGCTCGCCGTCCTGCTGCTGGAGCGCTCCACCGCCACGATGCTGCTCACGGTGGTGTGGGGTGGGGCCGTCCTGGGCATTCTCGCCCGGGTCGTCTGGCTCTCGGCCCCGCGGTGGGTCTACGTGCCGATCTACATGGCGCTCGGGTGGGTGGCGGTGTGGTTCATGCCCGCCTTCTGGGCCGGTGGCGGGCCGGCCGTCGTCGCGTTCGTCGCCGTCGGCGGGCTGGCGTACACCGTCGGAGCGCTGGTCTACGCCCTCAAGCGGCCCAACCCCTCACCCCGGTGGTTCGGCTTCCACGAGATCTTCCACGTCGGCACGGTCCTGGGCTGGGGCTGCCACGTCGTCGCCGTCGCCCTGGCGGTCGGGCAGGCCTGACCCACCGGGCGTCGGGCAGGCCTGACCGACCGGCCG
Coding sequences within it:
- a CDS encoding hemolysin III family protein, with the protein product MSEVTDRTSGVADAIKPRLRGWLHAVTAPLALVTGVVLVLLTPAGAGRVAVGVFALAGVVLFGTSAVYHRGTWSPRAAATLRRMDHSNIFLLIAGTYTPLAVLLLERSTATMLLTVVWGGAVLGILARVVWLSAPRWVYVPIYMALGWVAVWFMPAFWAGGGPAVVAFVAVGGLAYTVGALVYALKRPNPSPRWFGFHEIFHVGTVLGWGCHVVAVALAVGQA